A single region of the Labeo rohita strain BAU-BD-2019 chromosome 3, IGBB_LRoh.1.0, whole genome shotgun sequence genome encodes:
- the LOC127162835 gene encoding NAD(P)(+)--arginine ADP-ribosyltransferase 2-like: MLLITECLFLILAALGQDHRAVGAAEEKRYPLDMALNSVDDRYEGCTNKMADVVKNFYLDKERKSEIYNKAWQEGEKHAKKPEDNLKRNHSIAIYVYSDSKVFSDFNNDARSGKKNYENKTYKWYSLHFLLTDAIQILKKQNKCFKTYRGTKVKFNEDVKNKEVRFGSFTSSSLNPDRAKFFGNVSCFEIYTCEGADVSKYSKLPHEKEVLIPPYETFKVTDVKTKEKQKDLWCDTVFTLTSSGKRSDLNCALFKNLARTLKNTPKCMLSHLNLHELHEYKNHVFT, from the exons ATGCTGCTGATCACTGAAtgtctttttctcattttagcTGCTCTAGGACAG GATCACAGAGCTGTTGGTGCTGCTGAAGAAAAAAGATATCCACTGGATATGGCACTGAATTCAGTTGATGATCGATATGAGGGCTGTACAAACAAAATGGCAGATGTGGTGAAGAATTTCTATCTAGACAAGGaaagaaaatctgaaatataTAACAAGGCTTGGCAAGAAGGTGAAAAGCATGCCAAGAAACCAGAGGATAACTTGAAAAGGAATCATTCAATTGCCATTTATGTGTACTCCGATAGTAAAGTCTTTAGTGACTTCAATAATGACGCTCGttctggtaaaaaaaattacGAAAACAAGACATACAAATGGTATTCACTTCACTTTTTGTTAACAGATGCAATACAGATtcttaagaaacaaaacaaatgctttAAGACTTATCGTGgtacaaaagttaaatttaacgAGGATGTTAAGAACAAAGAGGTTCGTTTTGGCTCATTTACATCATCGTCTCTTAATCCTGACAGAGCTAAATTTTTTggaaatgtatcttgttttgAAATCTACACGTGTGAAGGTGCAGATGTGTCAAAATATTCTAAGCTTCCTCATGAGAAAGAGGTGCTGATTCCTCCATATGAGACGTTTAAAGTCACTGAtgtcaaaacaaaagaaaagcagAAAGATCTCTGGTGTGACACTGTGTTCACTTTGACAAGTTCTGGTAAGAGAAGTGACCTGAACTGTGCTCTGTTCAAGAATCTAGCCAGGACCTTAAAAAATACTCCAAAGTGTATGCTGAGTCATTTGAATTTACATGAGTTACATGAGTACAAGAATCATGTATTTACTTAA
- the LOC127162824 gene encoding zinc finger MYM-type protein 1 → MKRKSTDISSYFKKKSTEGGVKEMAGEQQRLSNSEEEEEEEEEEEEKDRGEEQTEQQDKDTQPALVTEHNDKEKQTAAAHGQGQSAPLVTEVWQDTAKAGVRRVPGPTDISQSRAEQPKQPHLKIFPRTYQGDRRRCFSKDWYNTHKWLEYSQSKDSAYCYACRHFSLPSSGDSVFTSEEGFKHWKKATFKDGGLLGHAKSEAHTNAMLAWAEYEKSTASTSSLSASLNAEYNKLVKENREYIKVVGETLLLTATQNIAQRAHKESEGENKGNFLAIMELLAKHNPTVKRKMTSQRNATYLGHDTQNEIIDCLAEMVRTSVTSEVSQSEAFSILVDETKDLSKKEQMSFVIRYYYNGSVCESFLAFEAAQRLDAAALSQKIIQILQKHGLDYKNHLVGQAYDGASVMSGKNTGVQARIKSEAPLAFYVHCNAHCLNLVLVDSVKCIPEANCFFSLLQKLYVFVSGSYVHQRWLEIQREMFQGAPRELQRLIETRWACRYNACKTVRDRLSAIIRLLKEISEEQNGDRAVEARGLLAQIDLKFVSLLVTFTSVLGEIKYLSDILQSPQLDLGTAVTLVDSLVDTLESYREGSLFNDIWDNILTLTEQCNISATPSGRQVRPSSLLEGHYLFTPIVQRQESTEKESFRTGSFIPVIDVLLSEVKRRFSKENCVIMKGIQALNPCSAIFCEKDVVFPFASQYNCSTEDLKYEIPQLKRILERKQSSGQETPKALIELTVFLEPFKEVFHQMFKLCKIALALPVSTASCERSFSKLKLIKTALRSTMTDERLSNLGVLSVESRRARAINLDDFVDVFAKKHSNRRIKLF, encoded by the exons ATGAAGAGAAAGTCCACAGACATCTCTTCTTATTTTAAGAAGAAAAGTACAGAAGGAGGAGTAAAAGAGATGGCAGGGGAGCAACAGAGGCTTAGTAAtagtgaggaggaggaggaggaggaggaggaggaggaggagaaggatAGGGGAGAGGAACAGACAGAGCAGCAAGACAAGGATACACAGCCAGCATTAGTGACAGAACACAATGACAAGGAAAAACAGACAGCAGCAGCCCATGGTCAGGGACAGTCAGCACCACTGGTCACAGAAGTGTGGCAGGACACGGCAAAAGCAGGTGTTAGACGTGTTCCTGGACCAACAG ATATCTCCCAGTCAAGAGCAGAGCAGCCCAAGCAGCCACATCTGAAAATCTTCCCTCGTACCTATCAAGGGGACAGAAGACGATGCTTCTCTAAAGACTGGTACAACACACATAAATGGCTAGAATACTCTCAGAGTAAAGACTCTGCCTACTGTTATGCCTGCCGGCACTTCAGTCTCCCCTCCTCGGGTGATTCAGTATTTACATCTGAAGAGGGGTTCAAACATTGGAAAAAGGCAACCTTCAAAGATGGGGGACTTTTAGGTCATGCCAAATCTGAAGCACATACTAATGCAATGTTAGCATGGGCAGAGTATGAAAAATCCACTGCAAGCACATCCTCTCTCTCAGCATCCTTAAATGCAGAATACAATAAATTAGTGAAGGAAAATAGAGAGTACATTAAAGTTGTTGGAGAAACCCTGCTTCTCACAGCTACGCAGAACATAGCACAGAGAGCACATAAAGAATCAGAAGGTGAGAATAAAGGAAACTTTCTCGCTATTATGGAACTGCTAGCCAAACACAATCCCACagtcaaaagaaaaatgacaagTCAAAGAAATGCAACATATCTTGGGCATGacacacaaaatgaaataattgaTTGTCTAGCTGAAATGGTCCGCACTTCAGTAACTAGTGAAGTTTCCCAAAGTGAGGCTTTCAGCATTTTGGTTGATGAGACTAAAGACCTAAGCAAAAAAGAACAGATGTCCTTTGTAATAAGATACTATTACAATGGGTCAGTATGCGAGAGCTTCCTTGCCTTTGAGGCAGCACAGCGCCTTGATGCTGCAGCACTTTCAcagaaaataattcaaattttgCAGAAGCATGGTCTTGACTACAAAAACCACCTTGTAGGGCAAGCATATGATGGAGCCTCAGTCATGAGCGGAAAAAACACAGGTGTGCAAGCACGCATAAAATCAGAGGCCCCATTAGCTTTTTATGTGCACTGCAATGCGCATTGTTTAAATTTAGTATTAGTTGACAGTGTGAAATGCATCCCTGAAGCTAATTGCTTCTTTTCTCTTTTGCAgaaactgtatgtttttgtgtcAGGGTCATATGTGCACCAAAGATGGCTTGAGATACAGAGGGAGATGTTTCAGGGGGCCCCAAGAGAGTTACAAAGACTGATAGAGACACGGTGGGCATGTAGGTATAATGCTTGCAAGACAGTGAGAGACAGACTGTCAGCCATCATACGTCTACTAAAAGAAATATCAGAAGAGCAAAATGGTGACAGAGCTGTAGAGGCAAGAGGTTTATTAGCCCAAATAGATCTCAAGTTTGTTAGCCTCCTTGTAACATTCACCAGTGTTCTTGGTGAGATAAAATATCTGTCAGATATTTTACAGTCCCCACAACTTGATTTGGGCACAGCTGTCACACTTGTTGACTCTCTTGTTGACACATTGGAGAGTTACAGAGAGGGCTCTCTCTTTAATGACATCTGGGACAATATTTTAACTCTTACTGAGCAATGCAACATCAGTGCCACACCTTCAGGCCGTCAGGTCAGACCAAGCTCTTTGCTTGAAGGGCATTACTTGTTCACTCCAATAGTTCAAAGACAAGAGAGCACAGAGAAAGAGTCCTTTCGGACAGGTTCATTCATTCCAGTTATTGATGTGCTTCTCTCTGAGGTGAAGAGAagattttctaaagaaaattgTGTCATAATGAAAGGAATACAGGCCTTGAATCCGTGCAGTGCCATATTTTGTGAGAAAGATGTAGTGTTTCCATTTGCCTCACAATATAACTGCAGTACTGaggatctaaaatatgagaTCCCCCAGCTTAAGCGCATTCTTGAGAGGAAGCAAAGTAGTGGTCAGGAAACACCAAAGGCATTAATAGAGCTTACTGTCTTTCTGGAGCCATTTAAGGAGGTCTTCCACCAAATGTTTAAACTGTGCAAAATTGCACTTGCACTACCCGTGAGCACTGCATCTTGTGAGCGCAGTTTTTCTAAGCTAAAGTTAATCAAAACTGCCTTGAGAAGTACCATGACTGATGAGCGTTTAAGCAATTTGGGTGTGCTGAGTGTAGAATCAAGAAGGGCTAGGGCCATAAATCTTGATGACTTTGTGGATGTGTTTGCCAAAAAACATAGCAACAGGCGAATAAAGCTATTCTGA